Genomic window (Sediminispirochaeta smaragdinae DSM 11293):
ATATCGGTCTGATCACCGCCGACGATGTAGTTCAGTCGACCGAACGTATCTGCAACTATTCTTCGCTTCCGCTTATCGTGGACGCGGACGACGGATTTGGCGATACCCCGCTGACGACCTACCGCCTTATCAAGCGCCTAATCAACGCTGGAGCTAAGGGCTGCACCCTCGATGATACCACGGGAATAAGGGGATGGAATCGTTGGGGCTTTGCCATGATGAACGGCTATAAAGATGGCGACATCAAACATGAAGTCGTTTCGAAGGAGAAGTGGTTAGCAAAGATCGCCGCAAGCCTCGAAGCTGCGAAGGAAGCGGATTTCCTTGTGATCGCACGAACGGAATGCAAGTTGCAATATGGACTTGATGAGGCGATCAGCCGGTGCAAGGCCGCAGAAGCCATGGCCGAGGAAATGGGTGTCGATATCATGACACTCATCATCGGCCTTAAGACTATCGAAGAAGCCAAAGTGGTGAATGAAGAAGTCAAGGGCTGGAAGATGTGGCCCGATGTCATGAGCAAAAACGGGAAGCCCGATGTGGATCTCAGGGATGTGGAGCCTTACGGTTTTAACTTCGTTACCTGTCATTTCCTGGAAAAGGCCTCGATGTTCGGTATGTACGATTATGGAAAGCACGTGGTTGTGGACCGAAACACCGTCTATGCGGATGACCACGACATGGGCGGAATGCCTGCAGAAGACATGCCGAAATGGGTGGATATGGGGCTCAACTATTGGATCGGAATTGAGGAAGAATTTAACGATACGGCCAAAAAATTCACCAACTAATTGATGATCCTCAATAGGAAGTCATAACGCGCTTGGAAACCGGACTGACCCACAATGTAAACCGTTTCGGTTGGGTGGGAAAACGGCCGCTAACGGGATTGAACCATTTCCGAGCGCGGTAAACTTGGGTCTTGAGCTTCAAGGCCGGAAAGGATCGCAGTACATTAGGAGACAATGGAATACCTGAGCTTTTATGTTGATATATTGATGACGCATGTTGTATACTTTCCTCACTCGTAGTCTGGAGTCGAGAGGAGGCTGTAAATGGAAAATCGAGACCTAAAGACTGTTGCATACGAGATTTTGAGAAAAAAGCTCATCAATTGTGAATACGCCCCGGGGAGTATCCTCAACGAGGCCCAAATTTGTAACGAACTAGGCCTGAGTAGGACGCCGATACGGGAGGCCTTGAATCGTATAGCGAACGAGGGGTTTGTGCGTATACTGCCCAAAAAGGGCATTTTTGTCACGGAGATATCGCTCAACGATGTTATGCAAATATTCCAGGCCAGGCTCGAAATCGAGCCGGTCGCGGTTAGGATGGCCGGAATGGCTCTCCCGGAGAAAGAACTTCTCAGTTTCAGAGAGGCGTTTTCAGGGGAAGATCCTGACGTTCAAGTCGGATACCGACTGGACACGGCCATGCATCTTTTCATTATCGAATACTGCGGTAATCGATTCATTATCGATATGATGAGGAAACTGTTCGACGAGAACACGCGAGTGATTATCTCGAGTAAGCAGAATCAGTGTAAGATCCATGATGCACGCCTGGAACATCTTGAGATCATAGACCTGCTTCTTTCTCGTGACATCGAAAAGGCCGCTCAGGCGATGGCAAGCCACATCGAAAGTTGTAAAAAGGCAGCCCTCGATTATTTTTATACCATGCAGCCTTTCTCCGTAAAACCGAGTGGTAATTACAAGAAGGATTTCTTCTCCTAATCCGGAATATCGGTAAAGCACTATGCCGAGCGAACATTACGTGAAGGCTAGTGCTTTTTTATATTATCAGTTGTATACTACAGTAATATTAAATAGAATACTAAAGTATATAATAAAGGGCGATTTACTAACTCACCGCATAACAGAAATCGTCACACCCGACCGTAATGCGGCCATACAACGAGGAGAATACCGAAATGAAGAAGATCGTATCTTTATTTGGAGAAGAATCAGACGTCTTTACGTCCCTAAACGAGAAAGCCCGGGCCTATGCGGCGTCGCTCAGTCTGGAATACGTATGGACACCCATGATCCCCTTCCAGGAGAGCGCTGCCATTGAGGCCCTTAAGGACGCCGATGCAGGTATCATCGACATTGATCCTTATGGAGAATCCATTTTTAAGGAGATAGCTGACCGTACAAAGTTACTCGTCCGCTTCGGTGTAGGCTTTGATAAGGTAGATTTGGCAGCCGCGTCCCGCTTCGGTATAGCTGTTTGCCGTACGGCTGGTGCCAACACGCTGGGGGTCGCAGAGATGGCTTTGACGCTTATCCTGACAACGCGGCGCATGATTGCCACCAACCAAAAGTGCGTAGCCAGCGGACAGTGGACGAAAAACGTCGCCCATGAGACCATCGGCAGCACCCTAGGTATAGTCGGTTTCGGAGCCATTGGACAAGCCGTCGCCGATCTCCTCAAGGGGTTCAATTGCAAGATCCTGGCTTACGACCCCTATCTCAACGAGGCGGCTATGAGAGCCAAGGGGGTCAAACCGACAACCCTTGAGGAGCTATTCACTACTGCTGACGCGATTTCTCTCCACCTGCCCTATACTACGGAGACCCACAACCTCATCGGTCGAAAGTTGCTCGAACGTATGAAACCCTCGTCCATCATAGTCAACACGTCCCGTGGAAACATCATCGACGAGGAAGCCCTGTACGAAGTGTTGGCCAGTAACAAGATAGCCGGAGCCGGGCTGGACGTATTCGGCGTGGAGCCACTCCCTCTTTCTTCACCTCTCCTCAGTCTCGAAAACATCGTTATGACCCCGCATGTGTCCAGTCAAACCCATGAGTCACTATGGCGCATCTACGAGCTTGCCATAGACATCGCATCGGACTTCTTCGCCGGAAGAGAGCCGAAACATCTGCTCAATCCGGAATATCGCGCGCGATAGGAGATCCGTATGGAACGATACGCTATCGGAGTTGATAATGGCGGGACAGTCATTAAGGCGGCTCTATTCGACATGAGGGGTACTGAGTTAGCGGTTTCTTCACGGCAGACAAAAATGCATACGCCGAAGTCGGGGTATACAGAGCGGGACATGGAAGAGGTATGGCTTGCCAATTGTGGCTGCATTCGTGACGTTGTCGAGTCATCGGACGTGGATATTCGGTCTATCATCGGTGTCGCCATAGGCGGTCACGGCAAGGGGCTCTACCCATGGGGCAAGAACGACCGACCTGCGTATCACGGCATCGTCTCCACCGATAATAGGGCGTGGAGATACCCCGAACGCTGGCAACTGGACGGCACGGCCGATAGACTTTACCCGCAAATATGTCAGAAGCTCATTTCTTGTCAGCAGGCCTCGCTGCTTGCGTGGATGAAGGATAACGAAAAGGCTGCGTACGACAATATTCGTTGGGTCTTTTCGGTTAAGGATTACATTCGCTATCGTCTGACGGGAGAGGCCTACTGCGAGGTAACCGATATCTCCGGCTCAGGGCTTATGGACGTGAGCAAGACCCGGTTCGACCGTGAGTTGTTGGGGGTTTTAGGCATCGAGGAAGTCTACGAATGCCTTGCTCCGATCCGCTATTCCTCTGACCCTTGCGGGGTGATCACCAACGAGGCATCCCGGCTCACCGGTTTGCCCGTCGGCACGCCGGTCGCCGGGGGCATGGTTGACATAGACGCCTGTGCCGTGGCCATGAACATGCAATCGCCCGATCAGCTCTGCACCATAACCGGTACCTGGAGCATCAACGAGTTTATTTCCACCAAACCCGTACTCGGGACTGCCATCGCCATGAATTCGCTTTACGCCGTTCCGGGCTACTATCTCCTCGAGGAGTGCAGCGCCACGAGTGCGGGGAATCTCGAATGGTTCATAGAGCGATTCCTATGCGAAGAACGTACGAATCAGGTAAACCTCTATCGCTGGATAGACCAGACCGTCGATGCGCTGTCACCGGCCGATAGCGAGATTTACTATCTGCCCTTTCTCTACGGCTCCAATAGGCATCCTCTGGCCAAGGGAAGTTTCTTGGGGCTCACTTCGTATCATGGGAAATCCCACATGCTCCGCGCCGTTTTCGAGGGTGTTGCTTTCTCTCATAAGACCCATATCGATAGGCTTCTTTCGGTTCGACCAGCGCCCGCTGCCATCCGGATGGCCGGGGGGGCCGCAAACTCGACTGTCTGGGTTCAGATGTTCGCTGACGTGCTCGGCTTCCCGATCGAGACGGTAGCAGGGGTCAAGGAACTCGGCGCTCTGGGTTGCGCCATGGCCGCTGCAGTGGCGGCCGGGGTGTATCCCGACTATAAAGCCGCCGGAGCGGCTATGGTGAGCGTCAACGCCCCTGTTGCCCCGAATGAAACCCGTGTCGGCATCTACCGAGAGAAATACAGAAAGTATGAGGCATTATGCCGGGCTCTCGACTCGGTATGGGGTGAATTCGCCGTTTGATGGCGCTGGCGCCGCCTAAAAGCGCCTGAAGGAGAACCATCGTGTTAGAAGATCTTAAACGCGCCGTATGGGAAGCCAATATCGAGCTTCCCCGGCATGGGCTCGTGACCTTTACCTGGGGTAACGTCTCGGGCATAGACCGCGATCGCGGGTTGATTGTGATAAAGCCTTCCGGAGTGGAGTACGCCGACATGAAGAGCGAGGATATGGTTGTCGTCGACATGGAAGGAACATGTGTCGAAGAAAAGCTGAATCCGTCATCCGATACGCCGACGCATGTCGAGCTCTACAAGGCTTTTCCTGACATTGGCGGAATCGTCCATACCCATAGTCGCTGGGCCACCATTTTCGCCCAGGCTGGCAGGGGAATTCCGGCCCTGGGAACGACGCATGCCGATTACTTTTACGGGGAAATACCCTGCACGCGGCCCATGACGAAGCAAGAGATAGCCGAAGCCTACGAAAAGGAGACGGGATCCGTTATCATCGAGCGCTTCAAGAGGCTGAAACCGAATTCTATCCCCGGTGTGGTCGTGTATGGCCACGGGCCCTTCGCCTGGGGAGATAGTCCCCTGGAGGCAGTGCACAACGCCGTCGTCATGGAGGAGGCCGCCATGATGGCCTGGCACTGTATCACCCTATCCGGCAGCATCGAGCCTATATCGCAGGATCTTCTGGATAAGCACTTCCTCCGTAAACACGGCGCAAACGCTTATTACGGCCAGTCAGGTACGAGGTAACCCATGACTTTTACCAAGATCAAGCTGGGGGATATTCCCTATTGTTACGCCGTAAGCCACGGTCTCATAGACGGACGCGAGGTTCTGCTATTTGCAGCCGAGGCCGATGGGCCCTGCCTCGCATTCGATGCAGAAACGTTTACGTCGGAGTCCATCTGGGAACATCCCGGCGGGACTATGGCCGTCGTGCCCCGATCGGACGGTGAGATTCTCGCCATTCAGCGGTTTTATCCCGGATTCGAGGCCAAGGAGGCTGAAATAGTCCGCGCCGTTAAGGCTGGAACATGGTGGAATGTTTCGCCCCTCTTGAAGCTGCCCTATGTTCATCGTTTCGACATCCTCCAGAGGGGCGGCGTGAAATACATCCTCTGCTGTACCGTCTGTTCATGTAAGACGAGCGTAGAGGACTGGAGTTCACCGGGGCAATTATTCGCTGCCGAATTGCCCGACGACATGGAGGGCCCCATAGAACTCATACCCATCGCCGACGGAATGACCAGAAACCATGGCTACTCCAAGATACGTCGGGATGGGTTCGATAAGGCCTGGACGGCTTGTGACCAGGGGCTCTTCGAGGTAACGCCCCCCGAGCGGCAAGGAGAGAAGTGGCAGGTCCAGGTGCTTTACGAAAAAGCCATCTCCGACATTGCGCTCTGTGACATAGACGGCGACGGGGTAGATGAGCTGGCCATGATTGAGCCCTTTCACGGCGATGCCTTCTCCGTCTACAAACGTACGGAAGGCGGCCTTGCGCTTATGTATACCTACCCGAAACCCATGAGCTTCGTGCACGCGATATGGGGCGGGCTCCTTCGGGGCAGACCGGCCTTCATCGGCGGTTGTCGTGGCTCCGATAGGGATCTCTTTGTCCTGAGATGGAACGGAGACCACATAGTCAGCGAGGTCATCGAGATGGGGGGCGGTCCCAGTAACGTCATGGTCGTCAATGGCCCCGATCGGGACCTTATAGCTGTGGCAAATCGCGAGATAGGCGAGGCCGCGGTGTTTATCGTGGAGGATTGACGTGGAACGATACACGCTAGGACTCTACGAAAAAAGCATGCCATCGAGCCTGTCGCTGGCCGAGAAGTTAACCGTGGCGAGCGAGGCCTCATATGACTACATTGAGTTGTCCATTGACGAGACCGATGAAAAGTTGAATCGGCTTTCCTGGGATCATTCCGAACGGAAGGGGCTTTTGGATGCCATGGACTCCATAGGCATACGTATCCGGTCAATTTGCCTAAGCGGTCACCGCAAATATCCCCTGGGGCATCCCGACTTCGCAGTGCGTCAACGCAGCATGGCCATCATGTGCGATGCCATATGTCTCGCTTCGGATTTGGGAATTCGACTCATTCAGATAGCCGGTTATGATGTTTATTATGTGCCCTCCTCCGAAGAAAGCAAAAAACGTTTCGCCGAGAATATCGCCATCGCTGTAGAGGTTGCTGCGAGGGAAGGAGTCATCCTCGCCTTCGAGACCATGGAGACCCCCTTCATGGATACGACGGCGAAGGCTATGCACTGGGTACATGAGATGGACTCGCCATACCTTCAGGTCTATCCTGATACAGGCAACGTTACGAATGCTGCCGCGCTCTATGGAACAACCCTGGAGGCGGACCTGGGCACCGGACACGGGCATTTGGCTGCCTTGCATCTCAAAGAGTCCAATCCTGGTGTATATCGTGAGGTGCCTTACGGCCATGGCCACGTCGATTTTAAGGAGGCGACCAAGGTTGCCCTCTCCCTTGGAGTGCGCATGTTCGTGGGCGAATTCTGGTACACCGGTGAGGAAGACTGGAGGAACTTACTCAAGGAGAATGGGCTTTTCCTTAGGTCAGCGTTGAAAGAAGGGGAGAAGGCTCTCGGACTTTAATCACGGGCGCAATTGAGCCTGACCTTACCCTTGGGGTGACAATCTTCCCATCGATAACGTATCTCTACATTCCTGGATGCTTCATGTCTTTTGGGGCACGTTCCTGTGTCTTTTCCGCGTGACGCCCGCGACAGTTTCCTATCCCTGCATCCTTCGACAGCCCCGTCAACTCCAGTTACGAGTGACGGTGATCATGTAATAATCAGGACTACTGTATTTTTCTTGCTAGAACAGCATACCAATCCACATCCATAAAGATACTTTCACTGCCTATCTCAAATATGGCTTCAGTCTTTGATCCAAAGTTGTGAAAAATATCATGATTGTATCGCTTTATAATCTCAAATCCGGCTTCTTCCAAGTATTTCTCTAAAAGATTCCATCTGATTGGATAATAGGTTGGTATAGTTTCAATTTTTCTGCTTAATATTTTGTCCCAGTTTCTTATATCAAAATAGAAATAGCCATGACTTCTAATCTGATCGGCAAAATTTTTTATTGCTTTCTGCAAGTCAGTATTCGAAACATGAGGTAATGAATTCCCTGTGGAAATTAAGCAATCGACTTTATTATCTAGGTTTATTTCCCGAAAATCTTTCTGAAAAACTTCTATTTCTAAACCTTCCTGTTGAATATAGTTTCTTGCCAGGGTAATCATATTCTCACTTAAATCTGAGCCACTCATTGAGTATCCCATTTTATATAGGGGATACGTTAGCGATCCACTCCCAAAGGTACAATCATGCATGGTATCAATGTTGTACGGACTAAAAATTTTAGCATAATACTCAATGAAGCTAGCTTCAGCGGCTTTATTTGACGTAGGTTTCCAAGAATCCGAATCATAAGAATTCACCATATGTTTTCTCCCTGAAAAAGGTTCAATTTTGAAAACCAGTAAAAAGCAAAGTTCATTACGCCTTTCGCTTGGTCCTCTGTGAATTATACGGTGGACATAGTATAACTACTGGAAACCGAAGAAGCAATCAACCTTCGCTTTATGCCCGTTTTCCAAGTTCAATTATCACATAATGAGCACCTGCATTCATGCAGATGTTTTGGCATGTGGAGAAACGGCTGTGGTAGTTCTGGGGAGCAGCCGAAAAAACCGGTTGTAATAAATCCCTTATTACCGAAAAGGTATCGTAGCGCTATCCCCTGTCGCATCGTCGGCGCGAAGAGCGGAACCATCGCAATCAGGCGAAAGAAGACCCTGCCGCAGTCAGGATTTTCCAGTCCTGCGATTATTCTGAGCAACGATTTATCGACATGTTCTCTTTTGCAGTCGCTGCCGCCGGTTTTTATTTTGCTGGAACAAAGTGCAACAATGGGATACACTTTCTGCCATGAGTTACTCCTATCGTGATGCCGCTGTACTCAAAACAATCCTGGAGCGGTTAAAATATCTCTGTGCGTTTCCGTCGCCGACCGGCTTTGCCGAACCGCTTGCGGATGAGCTTGAAAAACGGCTCTCGGCTGCCGGATTTGTATGTGAGAGGATGCATAAGGGAGAATTGTTGTGCCATCTCGGAGGAGAGGGGCGACCTTTGGTCTACTCCGCTCACCTTGATACCCTGGGGGCCATGGTCCGTACGATAAAATCCAACGGAAGGCTTCGTTTTGCGAAGATCGGCTCGTATCCCGACCACTCTGTCGAGCGGGAGAATTGTGTGGTCCATACTGCATCGGGGCTTTCTTATAGTGGCACGGTACAATTTTTCAACCCTTCCGTTCATGCAAGCAAGGATGCTTCAGAGGCCAAGCGAAGCGATGAAAATCTTGAAATCGTCCTTGATCAATGTGTTGATTCTGATACCCAGTGCAGGGAACTTGGGATCGCTCCGGGAGATTGGATTTCCTTTGATCCGAGGACCGTCATCACCGAGACGGGGTTTATCAAAAGCCGGCATCTCGACGATAAGGCTGCCGTAGCAGTGCTTTTGGCTTTATCCGATGCAGCCGCCGACGGGTCCTTTCAGCCGAAGCGACGCTTGTCACTCTTCTTTTCACTTCATGAAGAGGTCGGGCATGGAGGGGCAACCGGATTCGGAAGCGATGTCGGAGAGTTTATTGCAGTGGATATGGGGGTAGTTGGAGAGGACCTTTCCGGTTCCGATACCACGATTTCTATATGCGCCATGGATTCCAGAGGCCCCTTTGATCGGAAGATCCTGCGAGGATTAACCGCTGCCGCTCATTCGCTCAATGTCGACTTTGCACTGGATGTCTATCCCTTTTACGGAAGTGATGCCGATGCCGCACTTTTCGCGGGTAATGACCTTCGTCACGGATTGATCGGGCCTGGGGTTTCGGCAAGTCATGGCTACGAGCGGACCCACTGCCGTGCCCTTGACGATCTTTTTGCTGTTCTTAAGCACTACGCTGAAATCGATTAAACGAGTAAAGGTTAACGTATGGGATATCTTTTCCTTTCCGTCGCATGTGCCGTTCTCATTGGCCATCTTTTTAAATACCGAGAAAAGCGGGATCTACCGATCTATCCCATATTGATGACAAATTATGTGGTTGCCATTGTATTGAGCATCATACGATCCGATCACTTTTCTCTCTCCGGTATGAGCCCCGGAGCCTTTTTTCTTGCCGTGCTGTTGGGTACACTTTTTGTTTTCTGCTACGCATTGATGAATCTTGCGATTCCAAGGCTTGGGGTTTCAATTACGGTTTCCTTGGGCAGGCTTTCCCTCGTCATACCAACCCTCTGTTCCATCCTGCTGTTTTCCGAAAGCGTTGATTGGAAACAAACCATAGGGCTGGTTCTTGCGCTTGCCATTATTCCGCTTTCGGGGGAGGAGATTCCCGATCGCCAGAACCTGCGTCGCCTGGTCCATGGTGGTCTTGGCTGGGCCCTCGTTCTCTTTTTCTTTTTCGGTATGAACGATCTTATATTCAAATTGAAAAGTGAGTTCTATCTCTCTCTTGACACGAACTCCTTCCTTTTTGTCGTCTACATTATCTCTCTTCTTTTTTCCATCCTATGGATTAGAATTCGTAAGAATCGTATCACCCCCAGAACTATTCTTCTTGGGGTGATACTTGGCTTGGTAAATTATCATGCGGCGGTCTTTTTTATGAAAGCTGTTGAGCTGCTTCCAGGGATGATTGCCTATCCGCTTAACGGCATCTCCATCATTGTACTTACCAGCATCACCAGTGCCTTTGTCTGGAGAGAGAAGCTGAAAGCGCACAACTATCTATTCCTTGGAGGTTCCCTGATCGCAATCTGGCTCTTGTTTTAAATAGTGGGAGGAGTGTATGTCCGAGGGTGTGATGCGAAAGCATAGCTTTTTTTCACTGTTTCGCCAACTCTGCGGGATTTTTGCCGGCAGCCTTGTATACGGAATCGGGCTGTCCTGGTTTCTGGTCCCCTTTAAAATCGTTCCCGGCGGAGTAGGGGGGCTTAGCCAAATTCTCTATCACATGTTCGGCTGGAGTATGGGAATCAGTATGATTATCATGAATCTCCCCCTCTGGATCATTGGGATAGTGTTCGTCGGCAGGCAGTTCGGCTTTGGGACCTTTGTCGGCTTTTTTGTTAGTGCTCTTATGACCGATCTTGTAGCGCCTGCGCGTCTGTATCGCTGGAATCTTATGCGGGATCTTATTGAAAAATACAATACGAAAAATGGTGTCTTGACCTCTCCTTTTACCTGGGCCCTTACCGATGATATTTTTGTTGCAGCCATCGCCGGTTCGATTCTGATGGGAATAGGCATCGGCCTTATCTTCAAGAGCAGGGCATCTACGGGAGGGACCGATATCCCCGTTGCTCTCATGAAGAAGAAATTCAATATCTCGATTGGAAATGGCTATCTTATCATCGAGTCGGTCATCATTCTTTTTACCGGCTTTGTCTTTAGGGATATCAATATAATCATTTGGAGCTACTTTGCCCTTTTCCTTTCCTCGCGCTTTGCGGACATCATGACCGAAGGTTTTAGTCGGGTAAAGGCTGCCTATATTATCTCTATGGACGACGGAGCGGTTGAACGGATAAAGGAACGAATCTACGACGAAATGGATCGGGGGGTAACGTTCCTGAGGGGCATGGGCTCCTATTCACGAAAAGGAATCAAGGTGATTTATGTAACCTTTCATATGCGTCAGACCGCCGTTCTCAAACGAATTGCTTTGGAGGAAGATCCCAAGGTGTTTATGGTTATGCATGATGTGCATGATGTGGTGGGGTACGGTTTTAAAACAAGATCTCTTGAAATGTAAACGTAGAAGAAGAAATTGTCCCATGAGCCGGACGAAAGAGAACTGCGGCTCATGGGTGTGAAAGATTGACTTATGGTACTGTCTTGCCTCTCATACTGATCTATAAAATCACCAGGATTCGGAACAGTACATGTCTATTCAATTAATCCATTATCTTTCAAGAACTCTTGTGCCACCATTTTAGCCGGTAACCCCTCCGCGTCGACCCGATAATTTAAACCCTGCATTGTTGTGTCATCAAGGAGCTGGGCAAGGGGTTTCATGATATCGGCAATCTCTGGATGTTTGTCGATGACCTCTTTTCGCACGGTTACCGCAAGGTTGTAGACGGGAAAGAAGTTCTTATCGTCGGAAAGAACCCTTAGACCGTATTTTTTTAAGAGACCATCGGTGGCGAAGACCATGGCAACATCAACTTGACCTCGGTCGAGAGCCTCGTAGGAGAGTCCTACATCCATCGTTTTTACCTGTTTTTTCGCTACCGTGAAATCATAGGTTTCGGCCATTTTAAAGAATCCATCGGGTCGTTCGTAAAACTCTTGATCGATACCGAAATTCAGAGCCTCCGGCTGTTTCGAAACGTAGCTAGCGAGATTAC
Coding sequences:
- a CDS encoding isocitrate lyase/PEP mutase family protein, coding for MGKYEKQPVKSFKDLVVNEQIFAPCVWDCRSARAAELSGFKALMLSGGQLAESVAGLPDIGLITADDVVQSTERICNYSSLPLIVDADDGFGDTPLTTYRLIKRLINAGAKGCTLDDTTGIRGWNRWGFAMMNGYKDGDIKHEVVSKEKWLAKIAASLEAAKEADFLVIARTECKLQYGLDEAISRCKAAEAMAEEMGVDIMTLIIGLKTIEEAKVVNEEVKGWKMWPDVMSKNGKPDVDLRDVEPYGFNFVTCHFLEKASMFGMYDYGKHVVVDRNTVYADDHDMGGMPAEDMPKWVDMGLNYWIGIEEEFNDTAKKFTN
- a CDS encoding GntR family transcriptional regulator, whose translation is MENRDLKTVAYEILRKKLINCEYAPGSILNEAQICNELGLSRTPIREALNRIANEGFVRILPKKGIFVTEISLNDVMQIFQARLEIEPVAVRMAGMALPEKELLSFREAFSGEDPDVQVGYRLDTAMHLFIIEYCGNRFIIDMMRKLFDENTRVIISSKQNQCKIHDARLEHLEIIDLLLSRDIEKAAQAMASHIESCKKAALDYFYTMQPFSVKPSGNYKKDFFS
- a CDS encoding NAD(P)-dependent oxidoreductase, whose amino-acid sequence is MKKIVSLFGEESDVFTSLNEKARAYAASLSLEYVWTPMIPFQESAAIEALKDADAGIIDIDPYGESIFKEIADRTKLLVRFGVGFDKVDLAAASRFGIAVCRTAGANTLGVAEMALTLILTTRRMIATNQKCVASGQWTKNVAHETIGSTLGIVGFGAIGQAVADLLKGFNCKILAYDPYLNEAAMRAKGVKPTTLEELFTTADAISLHLPYTTETHNLIGRKLLERMKPSSIIVNTSRGNIIDEEALYEVLASNKIAGAGLDVFGVEPLPLSSPLLSLENIVMTPHVSSQTHESLWRIYELAIDIASDFFAGREPKHLLNPEYRAR
- a CDS encoding FGGY-family carbohydrate kinase, giving the protein MERYAIGVDNGGTVIKAALFDMRGTELAVSSRQTKMHTPKSGYTERDMEEVWLANCGCIRDVVESSDVDIRSIIGVAIGGHGKGLYPWGKNDRPAYHGIVSTDNRAWRYPERWQLDGTADRLYPQICQKLISCQQASLLAWMKDNEKAAYDNIRWVFSVKDYIRYRLTGEAYCEVTDISGSGLMDVSKTRFDRELLGVLGIEEVYECLAPIRYSSDPCGVITNEASRLTGLPVGTPVAGGMVDIDACAVAMNMQSPDQLCTITGTWSINEFISTKPVLGTAIAMNSLYAVPGYYLLEECSATSAGNLEWFIERFLCEERTNQVNLYRWIDQTVDALSPADSEIYYLPFLYGSNRHPLAKGSFLGLTSYHGKSHMLRAVFEGVAFSHKTHIDRLLSVRPAPAAIRMAGGAANSTVWVQMFADVLGFPIETVAGVKELGALGCAMAAAVAAGVYPDYKAAGAAMVSVNAPVAPNETRVGIYREKYRKYEALCRALDSVWGEFAV
- the araD gene encoding L-ribulose-5-phosphate 4-epimerase encodes the protein MLEDLKRAVWEANIELPRHGLVTFTWGNVSGIDRDRGLIVIKPSGVEYADMKSEDMVVVDMEGTCVEEKLNPSSDTPTHVELYKAFPDIGGIVHTHSRWATIFAQAGRGIPALGTTHADYFYGEIPCTRPMTKQEIAEAYEKETGSVIIERFKRLKPNSIPGVVVYGHGPFAWGDSPLEAVHNAVVMEEAAMMAWHCITLSGSIEPISQDLLDKHFLRKHGANAYYGQSGTR
- a CDS encoding L-ribulose-5-phosphate 3-epimerase, yielding MERYTLGLYEKSMPSSLSLAEKLTVASEASYDYIELSIDETDEKLNRLSWDHSERKGLLDAMDSIGIRIRSICLSGHRKYPLGHPDFAVRQRSMAIMCDAICLASDLGIRLIQIAGYDVYYVPSSEESKKRFAENIAIAVEVAAREGVILAFETMETPFMDTTAKAMHWVHEMDSPYLQVYPDTGNVTNAAALYGTTLEADLGTGHGHLAALHLKESNPGVYREVPYGHGHVDFKEATKVALSLGVRMFVGEFWYTGEEDWRNLLKENGLFLRSALKEGEKALGL
- a CDS encoding class I SAM-dependent methyltransferase is translated as MVNSYDSDSWKPTSNKAAEASFIEYYAKIFSPYNIDTMHDCTFGSGSLTYPLYKMGYSMSGSDLSENMITLARNYIQQEGLEIEVFQKDFREINLDNKVDCLISTGNSLPHVSNTDLQKAIKNFADQIRSHGYFYFDIRNWDKILSRKIETIPTYYPIRWNLLEKYLEEAGFEIIKRYNHDIFHNFGSKTEAIFEIGSESIFMDVDWYAVLARKIQ
- a CDS encoding M42 family metallopeptidase — translated: MSYSYRDAAVLKTILERLKYLCAFPSPTGFAEPLADELEKRLSAAGFVCERMHKGELLCHLGGEGRPLVYSAHLDTLGAMVRTIKSNGRLRFAKIGSYPDHSVERENCVVHTASGLSYSGTVQFFNPSVHASKDASEAKRSDENLEIVLDQCVDSDTQCRELGIAPGDWISFDPRTVITETGFIKSRHLDDKAAVAVLLALSDAAADGSFQPKRRLSLFFSLHEEVGHGGATGFGSDVGEFIAVDMGVVGEDLSGSDTTISICAMDSRGPFDRKILRGLTAAAHSLNVDFALDVYPFYGSDADAALFAGNDLRHGLIGPGVSASHGYERTHCRALDDLFAVLKHYAEID
- a CDS encoding EamA family transporter, with translation MGYLFLSVACAVLIGHLFKYREKRDLPIYPILMTNYVVAIVLSIIRSDHFSLSGMSPGAFFLAVLLGTLFVFCYALMNLAIPRLGVSITVSLGRLSLVIPTLCSILLFSESVDWKQTIGLVLALAIIPLSGEEIPDRQNLRRLVHGGLGWALVLFFFFGMNDLIFKLKSEFYLSLDTNSFLFVVYIISLLFSILWIRIRKNRITPRTILLGVILGLVNYHAAVFFMKAVELLPGMIAYPLNGISIIVLTSITSAFVWREKLKAHNYLFLGGSLIAIWLLF
- a CDS encoding YitT family protein, which gives rise to MSEGVMRKHSFFSLFRQLCGIFAGSLVYGIGLSWFLVPFKIVPGGVGGLSQILYHMFGWSMGISMIIMNLPLWIIGIVFVGRQFGFGTFVGFFVSALMTDLVAPARLYRWNLMRDLIEKYNTKNGVLTSPFTWALTDDIFVAAIAGSILMGIGIGLIFKSRASTGGTDIPVALMKKKFNISIGNGYLIIESVIILFTGFVFRDINIIIWSYFALFLSSRFADIMTEGFSRVKAAYIISMDDGAVERIKERIYDEMDRGVTFLRGMGSYSRKGIKVIYVTFHMRQTAVLKRIALEEDPKVFMVMHDVHDVVGYGFKTRSLEM